From one Pan troglodytes isolate AG18354 chromosome 13, NHGRI_mPanTro3-v2.0_pri, whole genome shotgun sequence genomic stretch:
- the SMIM39 gene encoding small integral membrane protein 39, with translation MARAPQPRRGPAAPGNALRALLRCNLPPGAQRVVVSAVLALLVLINVVLIFLLAFR, from the coding sequence atggcgAGGGCCCCGCAGCCCCGGCGCGGCCCCGCGGCGCCCGGGAACGCCCTGCGCGCCCTGCTGCGCTGCAACCTGCCCCCCGGCGCCCAGCGCGTGGTGGTCTCCGCCGTGCTGGCGCTCCTGGTTCTCATCAACGTCGTACTGATCTTCCTGCTGGCCTTCCGCTGA